A region of Paenibacillus sp. JNUCC-31 DNA encodes the following proteins:
- a CDS encoding copper amine oxidase N-terminal domain-containing protein, whose amino-acid sequence MELVKTAQQNGNVTRKNRFKWIRITVALWVGLLFIGLLVGQSSAIAASSSNGSIISVLDRNNYMLDNGTIWSKGSTSGIWTQSRNLIGISNADTHSIFGWNANGQVIQWDKDNADKPEFNQYNGIVKVYGHGLVLLQDGTLHTKGEPIKGLESIIDVGPYVGSREYFYSALSSSGDVYYADYRNKVRKAGNVPNGKAIALNSAYAAVLKNDGSVVIVSVLYEDEQVTIASDVQSMIWWGSTHKLLTVKNDGTVWSYDRTAKYKSEQLPGLTNVNRLVHSYDLDELYAQLQDGSWVIYNNGKITPLVAPTLNKVTLTASSKEAVIGDEITLTVQENYSNGFKTKRTPLPEEIIVEQPQVAQIQGGKLKVSGMGTTQITLKIGDLTSSLQLNVESQQKLTGATLLDGTVYLPVQSVFKTLGAKVDVKGSSFEIQFGDEKITLKKGSAIARFNNKDLEMKGKVQTFGGQTVFPANLLSQTAGIQVQWDSELKQAKVLVGKSSINVESKDTFALIKKKELGSLSRLIGKSYWINDYTDLGRRFSKVTITDIKIEKSDSGDKSYSVVFRNAKGKTVVAYAGGTAAKVTEMLSDTNQFFANDPYQKYKWSQSTWNKIIAGEVDLGMTTTQARLAWGDPTSISQEMSSKGKIEVWVYGSSAGIRALGFVGGKLIVIY is encoded by the coding sequence ATGGAGCTTGTAAAAACAGCACAACAGAACGGCAATGTTACACGGAAGAATAGATTTAAATGGATCAGAATAACAGTAGCGTTGTGGGTTGGACTTCTATTTATTGGTTTGCTGGTGGGCCAGTCCTCTGCGATTGCAGCATCCAGCTCAAACGGTTCAATCATTTCCGTGCTGGATCGGAATAACTATATGCTGGACAATGGTACCATCTGGTCCAAAGGGAGCACCAGTGGTATCTGGACGCAAAGTCGAAACCTGATCGGTATCTCCAACGCCGACACCCACTCGATTTTCGGCTGGAATGCGAACGGGCAGGTCATTCAATGGGATAAGGATAATGCAGATAAACCAGAGTTTAACCAATACAATGGAATAGTGAAGGTATATGGACATGGGTTGGTTCTTCTTCAAGATGGAACACTTCATACTAAAGGGGAACCAATTAAAGGCTTGGAATCCATCATTGATGTTGGGCCATATGTGGGAAGTCGGGAATATTTTTATAGCGCATTATCTTCGTCTGGAGACGTGTATTACGCCGACTATCGAAACAAAGTGCGCAAAGCAGGCAATGTACCTAATGGTAAAGCTATCGCACTAAACAGCGCTTATGCAGCAGTATTGAAGAACGATGGATCTGTTGTTATTGTAAGTGTGTTGTACGAGGACGAACAGGTAACTATTGCTAGTGATGTGCAATCCATGATCTGGTGGGGAAGTACACATAAGCTGCTCACGGTGAAGAATGATGGGACCGTATGGAGTTATGATCGAACCGCCAAATACAAGTCAGAACAATTGCCAGGATTAACTAATGTGAATAGGCTTGTACATTCGTATGATCTGGATGAATTATATGCCCAGTTACAAGACGGATCTTGGGTCATTTATAACAATGGGAAAATAACCCCGCTCGTAGCTCCTACTTTAAATAAAGTAACATTGACTGCATCTTCCAAAGAAGCAGTTATTGGAGATGAGATTACACTTACTGTTCAGGAGAACTATAGCAACGGGTTCAAAACCAAGCGCACACCTTTGCCGGAAGAAATTATAGTAGAGCAACCTCAAGTGGCACAAATTCAAGGCGGGAAACTAAAGGTTAGCGGTATGGGGACAACCCAAATAACTTTAAAGATAGGTGATCTGACTTCGAGCCTTCAACTGAACGTTGAATCACAGCAAAAGTTGACAGGCGCTACATTGTTGGACGGAACTGTATATTTACCAGTGCAGTCCGTTTTTAAGACACTGGGAGCTAAAGTTGATGTTAAAGGTTCATCTTTTGAGATTCAATTCGGAGACGAAAAAATAACTTTGAAAAAAGGAAGTGCAATTGCACGCTTTAACAACAAGGATCTCGAGATGAAAGGTAAAGTGCAAACCTTTGGCGGACAAACAGTATTTCCTGCGAATCTGTTAAGTCAAACGGCGGGAATTCAAGTTCAATGGGATTCAGAGTTAAAACAGGCAAAAGTTTTGGTTGGAAAGTCATCCATTAATGTTGAATCGAAGGATACATTCGCTTTAATCAAGAAAAAAGAACTGGGCAGCCTTAGTCGGTTGATTGGTAAGTCCTATTGGATCAATGATTATACGGATCTTGGACGACGTTTCAGCAAAGTGACCATAACAGACATTAAGATTGAGAAGTCTGACTCTGGAGATAAGAGCTACTCTGTTGTATTCCGTAATGCCAAAGGAAAAACGGTTGTTGCTTATGCAGGAGGTACTGCAGCTAAGGTGACGGAGATGCTGTCAGATACCAATCAATTCTTCGCAAATGATCCTTATCAGAAATATAAATGGTCCCAATCCACGTGGAATAAGATTATCGCTGGGGAAGTAGACTTGGGGATGACTACAACACAGGCTCGTTTGGCCTGGGGAGATCCAACAAGTATAAGCCAGGAGATGAGTTCGAAGGGGAAGATTGAAGTGTGGGTATATGGCAGCTCGGCAGGTATACGTGCTTTAGGTTTTGTTGGAGGAAAACTGATTGTCATTTATTAA
- a CDS encoding ComEC/Rec2 family competence protein, with translation MKGRPLLVFTVCWLCGSGIACALSGWSLIVGMIGALACLPLLLRMIDIRGWSTLLLIGALLGGAMHWEWNDARNRSSLPEITHTAAEDLDGYAATFEGTLMSDVRIDGDRADFEMQITSMLQQSDTTSAPASETRTEPNLKERLMVQVRLAEEEEQQVAAGWKRGDSVKLTGSLSLPGEARNFGGFDYRNYLRTLHIHWLFKVKGASSVTTISPEGWEKFNILRWNDIIRHKLGTAVDQIFPEPHGGYMKGLIIGMASDIDPDTYGQFSQLGLTHILAISGTHVAVYVASLLLLLSWLRLTRETSLTIVLLLIPAYVLLSGGSPSVIRAGIMSMIGLYMARRGLARDGLQMISAAALLMMWWNPYFLLSVSFQLSFLVTAGLMIYMPLINRLFSSWPKALAATASVTVTAQLISFPVTILYFNQFSLLSFVANFLLVSLISAIVLPLGTIALIVSFLWLPLAKPLAWIAILLNKLTFASVEWMNSLPGFVLIWATPSLLWIAAYYTVLYALLRVFHRGRGEQQSINQGVEEDTAPLDRRYVGGVPRGALGLSSRSTLSSSHDRRTGRLEASPGSMTTLSASIAWPEYTSAFAVRGAGFYSGERMGSFHKWMCALLALSFVAGLWWAYQTPQPAGAGMVQFLDIGQGDSTLITTPGGKHILVDGGGTVRFGKPDQSWRTRRDPYEVGAKVVVPLLKKRGIHRLDAVIVTHADQDHAGGLQAVLEQIPVERFMFNGTTSGTDNFEKLLDTAIEKEIPLYAIRQGMSYAPDGETNLRFVYPDLEKTMDVGDRLPVSEHQNHDSVVFLLEMAGASLLFTGDMDAAAEQDLLFMIQDGSLAASFGQHDADAALADDSVQELFTHHSGEEQEANISMPVSIDVLKIAHHGSKTSSTEAWLQYWNAKTAVISAGVNNTYGHPNPGVLGRLEATGADIYRTDQMGEVQMKIKDGKIDVRYKLIRED, from the coding sequence ATGAAAGGCAGACCTTTGCTGGTATTTACAGTCTGCTGGTTATGCGGTAGCGGGATAGCATGTGCGTTATCTGGATGGTCCCTGATCGTGGGAATGATCGGCGCGCTGGCCTGTCTGCCGTTGTTGCTGCGAATGATTGATATACGAGGTTGGTCCACCTTGCTGCTGATTGGGGCACTCCTTGGCGGGGCCATGCACTGGGAATGGAATGATGCAAGGAATCGGAGCAGTCTGCCCGAGATCACACATACGGCTGCCGAGGATTTGGATGGTTATGCAGCTACATTTGAAGGAACCCTGATGTCGGATGTACGCATAGATGGGGATCGGGCCGATTTTGAAATGCAGATTACCTCCATGCTCCAGCAATCTGATACAACATCGGCACCAGCGTCGGAAACGCGAACTGAGCCTAACTTGAAAGAACGTCTGATGGTCCAAGTTCGTCTGGCCGAGGAAGAGGAACAGCAAGTAGCGGCAGGCTGGAAACGAGGAGATTCAGTGAAGCTGACCGGTTCGCTTTCCCTTCCCGGCGAAGCCCGAAACTTTGGTGGTTTTGATTATCGAAATTACTTAAGAACTCTTCACATCCACTGGTTGTTTAAAGTGAAGGGTGCCAGCTCGGTAACAACCATCTCACCCGAAGGCTGGGAGAAATTCAATATACTGCGGTGGAATGACATCATCAGGCATAAGCTTGGTACGGCGGTTGATCAGATATTTCCTGAGCCACATGGGGGCTATATGAAAGGTCTGATTATCGGCATGGCAAGTGATATCGATCCGGATACCTACGGTCAATTTTCGCAGCTGGGCTTAACTCATATATTAGCGATTTCAGGTACACATGTCGCGGTGTATGTGGCATCACTGCTGCTCCTTTTATCCTGGCTCAGGTTAACCCGAGAAACATCGCTCACCATTGTGCTGCTGTTAATCCCTGCATATGTACTGTTGTCCGGCGGTTCGCCATCGGTCATTCGTGCCGGCATCATGTCCATGATTGGTTTGTACATGGCGCGGCGCGGCCTAGCCAGGGACGGATTGCAGATGATCAGTGCAGCGGCATTGTTAATGATGTGGTGGAATCCCTACTTTTTGCTAAGTGTCAGCTTCCAGCTATCTTTTCTTGTAACAGCCGGACTGATGATTTACATGCCATTGATTAATCGGTTATTTAGCAGTTGGCCCAAAGCGCTTGCAGCAACAGCCTCCGTAACGGTGACGGCACAACTCATTTCTTTTCCGGTAACGATTCTGTATTTCAACCAGTTCTCGCTGCTTTCTTTTGTCGCAAACTTCCTGCTTGTATCCTTAATCAGCGCTATTGTTCTGCCGCTTGGGACGATTGCCTTGATTGTATCGTTTCTCTGGTTACCTTTGGCTAAACCCTTGGCGTGGATTGCCATTCTGCTAAATAAACTGACTTTTGCAAGTGTGGAGTGGATGAACAGTTTGCCTGGTTTTGTGCTGATCTGGGCTACACCTTCGCTACTGTGGATTGCAGCATATTATACTGTTCTCTACGCGCTTTTGCGTGTCTTTCATCGGGGACGCGGTGAGCAGCAGTCGATTAACCAGGGGGTGGAAGAGGACACAGCTCCGCTGGATCGTCGATATGTTGGGGGAGTGCCTAGAGGGGCTCTAGGGTTGTCTTCACGATCTACTTTATCATCATCACATGACAGAAGAACAGGTAGGCTTGAAGCTAGTCCTGGTTCGATGACGACATTAAGTGCAAGCATTGCCTGGCCGGAATATACCAGTGCTTTTGCAGTGCGCGGGGCAGGGTTTTACTCCGGTGAACGTATGGGTTCGTTCCACAAATGGATGTGTGCGCTGCTGGCTCTAAGTTTTGTGGCCGGTTTATGGTGGGCATACCAGACACCGCAGCCTGCGGGGGCGGGAATGGTGCAATTTCTGGATATCGGACAGGGAGACAGTACATTAATTACAACACCGGGAGGTAAACATATTTTGGTCGATGGTGGAGGTACGGTTCGATTCGGGAAGCCTGACCAATCCTGGAGAACACGGCGTGATCCATATGAAGTAGGGGCCAAGGTCGTGGTTCCCTTATTGAAAAAGCGGGGCATTCATCGGCTGGATGCCGTGATTGTCACCCATGCCGATCAGGATCATGCAGGAGGATTACAGGCCGTGCTCGAACAGATTCCGGTGGAACGATTCATGTTCAATGGGACAACCAGCGGAACCGACAATTTTGAGAAATTGCTGGACACCGCTATAGAAAAGGAGATTCCCTTATATGCGATCCGACAAGGAATGTCCTATGCACCGGATGGAGAAACCAATCTGCGTTTTGTATATCCGGATCTGGAGAAAACAATGGATGTGGGAGATCGATTACCCGTGTCTGAGCATCAGAATCATGACTCGGTTGTCTTTTTGCTGGAGATGGCCGGTGCCTCCTTGTTGTTCACGGGTGACATGGATGCCGCAGCTGAGCAGGATCTGCTCTTTATGATTCAGGATGGATCGCTCGCAGCCTCGTTCGGACAGCATGATGCAGACGCTGCACTAGCAGATGATTCTGTTCAGGAGTTGTTTACACATCATTCGGGGGAGGAACAGGAGGCCAATATTAGTATGCCTGTCTCCATTGATGTATTAAAAATTGCCCACCATGGCAGCAAAACCTCGTCCACAGAAGCGTGGTTACAGTACTGGAATGCCAAAACCGCCGTAATATCCGCTGGCGTTAATAATACATACGGTCATCCCAATCCGGGAGTGCTTGGACGGCTGGAGGCCACGGGTGCGGATATCTATCGAACAGACCAAATGGGTGAGGTTCAGATGAAGATCAAAGATGGGAAGATTGATGTGCGCTACAAATTGATCAGGGAAGATTGA
- a CDS encoding deoxycytidylate deaminase — MSTADVRKDWDTYFMDIAYMVSTRSRCSRRHVGAVLVQGKKLLGTAYNGAPMGVPDCSEAGCMISEEYELVVTDGQKEMVKKQRCIRTIHAEQNLLLFTDRIDREGSSVYVTDEPCWTCSNMLANSGITEIVFHRPYPKDTGKVTNMMKQKGITFRRLESYQPPRETMMTVSD; from the coding sequence ATGAGTACTGCAGACGTACGCAAAGACTGGGATACGTATTTTATGGACATCGCCTATATGGTCTCAACCCGTTCCCGCTGTTCACGCCGTCATGTTGGCGCCGTGCTAGTCCAGGGGAAAAAGCTGCTTGGAACAGCTTACAACGGTGCACCGATGGGAGTTCCGGATTGCTCTGAAGCAGGATGCATGATCTCCGAAGAGTATGAACTCGTGGTAACCGACGGTCAGAAGGAAATGGTCAAAAAGCAACGCTGCATTCGAACCATTCATGCAGAGCAAAATCTGCTTTTGTTCACGGACCGGATTGACCGTGAAGGCTCTTCTGTATATGTAACGGATGAACCTTGCTGGACTTGCTCCAATATGCTCGCAAATAGCGGCATTACAGAAATTGTCTTTCATCGCCCATATCCCAAGGATACAGGCAAGGTCACCAATATGATGAAGCAAAAAGGCATCACGTTTCGCAGACTGGAAAGTTATCAGCCTCCCCGTGAGACGATGATGACGGTAAGTGACTAG
- a CDS encoding ComEA family DNA-binding protein yields MRWNKGLTIAAAVVGSILILWSGKSEQPPSGWEPIQLAAEKPTIEQQTAAVQSATSVQKQTNSTADTNQQQSPAAVTSVEQNQVDAAMGKEADQAVASNPTNASTAGTEVKSDASAVPHDNNQALVSSEATDNGKIDVNTAPAAKLMELPGIGEKKAQAIIDYRNSHGSFTKVSDLTKVKGIGMKMLEKMAPYVQIR; encoded by the coding sequence ATGAGATGGAATAAGGGGCTGACCATTGCTGCTGCGGTGGTTGGAAGCATACTGATATTATGGTCGGGCAAAAGTGAACAGCCACCTTCTGGCTGGGAACCTATACAGCTCGCCGCCGAGAAGCCGACGATAGAGCAGCAAACCGCTGCTGTACAGTCGGCTACTTCGGTTCAGAAACAAACGAACAGCACAGCCGATACAAACCAGCAACAGTCACCAGCAGCTGTGACTTCCGTAGAGCAAAATCAGGTTGATGCTGCAATGGGGAAAGAGGCTGATCAGGCCGTTGCAAGCAACCCAACGAATGCTTCTACTGCGGGGACAGAAGTGAAATCGGATGCATCCGCTGTTCCGCATGACAATAATCAAGCATTAGTGAGCAGTGAAGCTACAGACAATGGCAAAATTGATGTCAATACTGCACCTGCTGCCAAGCTTATGGAACTTCCCGGAATTGGGGAGAAAAAGGCACAAGCTATTATTGACTATCGTAATTCGCATGGATCTTTTACCAAAGTCAGCGATCTGACCAAAGTGAAAGGAATCGGTATGAAGATGCTGGAGAAAATGGCTCCTTATGTGCAGATCAGATAA
- the comER gene encoding late competence protein ComER — translation MKVGFIGTGSMGSLLIYALIQSGALEPRQISASNRTPSKVRQLSLRYPGLHESQSNRETVIRSNIIFLCVKPLEFKHVIDDILPVVNPNHMVVSITSPVQLRHLESSLPCKVSKVIPSVTHQVGSGASLCIHGERMTTQDRAVLEGLLSHIGRPFQVDEACTRITSDFSSCGPAFISFFLEQWIESAVKLTGIKRADACALAGEMLLGTGKLLTEGGYTPQELQARVAVPGGITAQALALLKVSLNGVFDSLIHTTHDKYDEDLLKLDELFKAGEINRQQY, via the coding sequence ATGAAGGTTGGATTTATCGGAACCGGCAGCATGGGCAGCCTGCTGATCTATGCCTTGATTCAATCCGGTGCACTCGAGCCCCGGCAGATCAGCGCAAGCAATCGAACACCTTCCAAAGTACGGCAGCTATCCCTCCGTTACCCTGGTCTGCATGAATCACAGAGCAACAGGGAAACCGTCATCCGAAGCAATATCATCTTCCTGTGTGTGAAGCCACTTGAATTCAAACATGTTATCGACGACATCCTGCCTGTCGTAAATCCCAATCATATGGTCGTCTCGATCACCAGTCCCGTGCAGCTGCGACATCTGGAATCTTCACTTCCTTGCAAAGTCTCCAAAGTTATCCCGAGTGTTACGCACCAGGTCGGCAGCGGAGCATCCCTGTGTATACACGGTGAACGAATGACCACCCAAGACCGCGCTGTACTGGAGGGGCTGCTAAGTCATATCGGTAGACCCTTTCAAGTGGATGAAGCTTGTACCCGAATCACATCCGACTTCTCCAGCTGCGGACCTGCATTCATATCGTTCTTTCTGGAGCAATGGATTGAAAGTGCCGTCAAGCTAACAGGTATCAAACGAGCTGATGCCTGCGCTCTTGCTGGCGAAATGCTTCTGGGAACAGGCAAGCTGCTCACCGAAGGCGGATACACCCCGCAAGAGCTTCAAGCTCGTGTGGCTGTACCTGGCGGCATCACCGCACAGGCACTTGCCCTGCTGAAAGTTAGTCTGAATGGTGTTTTTGACAGCCTGATTCATACGACGCATGACAAATATGATGAAGATTTGTTGAAGCTGGATGAACTATTCAAAGCCGGTGAGATTAACCGGCAACAATATTAA
- the leuS gene encoding leucine--tRNA ligase, whose protein sequence is MSENQQPKHGYQPQVMEKSWQQYWDANKTFKTGEDPAKPKFYALDMFPYPSGSGLHVGHPEGYTATDIVSRFKRMRGYNVLHPMGWDAFGLPAEQHALDTGEHPREITFRNIDNFRRQIKSLGFSYDWDREISTTDPDYYKWTQWIFIQLYNKGLAYVDEVPVNWCEALGTVLANEEVIDGKSERGGHPVVRKPMRQWVLRITEYAERLLEDLEELDWSESIKDMQRNWIGKSTGAEVTFSIEGHEEVINVFTTRADTLFGASYAVLAPEHELVEVITTAEQREVVKAYQEQASRKSDLERTDLAKDKTGVFTGTYAINPVNGAKVPIWIADYVLAGYGTGAIMAVPGHDTRDWEFAKQFGLDIIEVVQGGDVTQEAYSGDGPHVNSEFLNGLNNEEAIAKMIAWLEENGKGQGKTTYRLRDWLFSRQRYWGEPIPILHLEDGTMKTVPEDQLPLLLPDIDQIKPSGTGESPLANVTEWVNTVDPETGMKARRETNTMPQWAGSCWYYLRFIDPHNDKELISQEKQQQWLPVDLYIGGAEHAVLHLLYARFWHKVLYDLGVVHTKEPFHKLVNQGMILGTNNEKMSKSRGNVINPDEIVNEFGADTLRLYEMFMGPLEATKPWNANGVEGMHRFLSRVWRLFINEDTGAVNDKITADGGTDEFKRTAHKTIKKVTDDLEHLRFNTAISQLMIFINDAYKADTLPREAMENFVQLLSPLAPHMAEELWSRLGHEGGISYVAWPEYDESMTVDAEVEIVVQVNGKIVTRATIAKDLDAQGMQDFTMELAPVKQALEGKTIRKVIAVPGKLVNIVAG, encoded by the coding sequence ATGAGTGAGAATCAACAGCCAAAACACGGCTATCAGCCACAAGTCATGGAGAAAAGCTGGCAGCAGTACTGGGATGCGAATAAAACGTTTAAAACGGGTGAGGACCCGGCTAAACCGAAGTTTTATGCATTGGATATGTTTCCATATCCATCCGGTTCAGGTCTGCACGTAGGTCACCCGGAAGGGTACACGGCAACGGATATCGTTTCACGCTTCAAACGTATGAGAGGATACAATGTGTTGCATCCGATGGGTTGGGACGCCTTTGGTTTGCCTGCCGAGCAGCACGCCCTGGATACGGGCGAACATCCGCGAGAGATTACATTCCGCAACATTGACAATTTCCGTCGTCAGATCAAATCCCTCGGATTCTCGTATGACTGGGATCGGGAGATCAGCACGACAGACCCAGACTACTACAAATGGACGCAATGGATCTTCATCCAGCTGTACAATAAAGGCCTGGCTTATGTAGATGAAGTACCTGTTAACTGGTGCGAGGCTTTGGGTACAGTCCTGGCGAATGAAGAGGTTATCGACGGCAAGAGTGAGCGCGGTGGACATCCGGTCGTTCGTAAACCGATGCGCCAATGGGTATTGAGAATTACGGAATATGCAGAACGTTTGCTGGAAGACCTGGAAGAACTGGACTGGTCGGAAAGCATCAAGGATATGCAGCGCAACTGGATCGGCAAATCGACCGGGGCGGAAGTTACTTTTTCCATTGAGGGTCATGAAGAAGTGATCAACGTGTTTACAACACGTGCAGATACGTTGTTCGGCGCAAGTTATGCTGTATTGGCACCTGAGCATGAGCTGGTGGAAGTCATTACAACGGCAGAACAGCGTGAAGTAGTCAAAGCATATCAGGAACAGGCTTCTCGCAAGAGCGATCTGGAACGCACCGATTTGGCTAAAGATAAAACGGGTGTGTTTACAGGAACTTATGCAATCAATCCGGTAAACGGAGCGAAGGTGCCTATCTGGATTGCCGATTATGTACTGGCTGGCTATGGTACAGGGGCAATTATGGCCGTTCCGGGTCATGACACTCGTGACTGGGAGTTTGCAAAACAGTTTGGTCTGGATATCATCGAGGTGGTACAGGGTGGCGACGTGACACAAGAAGCGTATTCCGGAGACGGTCCGCATGTGAACTCCGAGTTCCTGAACGGATTGAACAACGAAGAAGCGATTGCGAAGATGATTGCCTGGTTGGAAGAGAACGGCAAGGGACAAGGCAAAACAACTTACCGTCTGCGCGATTGGTTGTTCAGCCGTCAGCGTTATTGGGGTGAGCCAATCCCGATTCTGCATCTGGAAGATGGGACGATGAAGACAGTGCCGGAGGATCAACTTCCTTTGCTGCTGCCTGATATCGATCAGATCAAACCTTCGGGTACTGGAGAGTCGCCACTGGCAAACGTTACGGAATGGGTTAATACGGTAGATCCGGAAACGGGAATGAAAGCACGCCGTGAGACAAACACGATGCCGCAATGGGCGGGCAGCTGCTGGTATTACCTGCGCTTTATCGATCCGCACAATGACAAGGAACTGATCTCTCAAGAGAAACAGCAGCAGTGGCTGCCAGTTGATCTGTACATTGGGGGAGCAGAGCATGCGGTGCTTCACTTGCTGTACGCTCGTTTCTGGCATAAAGTGCTGTATGATCTAGGTGTGGTGCATACCAAAGAGCCTTTCCACAAACTGGTGAATCAAGGTATGATCCTCGGAACCAATAATGAGAAGATGAGTAAATCCCGTGGTAATGTCATTAACCCGGATGAGATCGTCAATGAATTCGGTGCAGATACATTGCGTTTGTATGAAATGTTCATGGGACCATTGGAAGCGACAAAACCGTGGAACGCTAACGGGGTTGAAGGCATGCACCGCTTCCTGTCACGTGTATGGCGTCTGTTCATCAATGAAGATACAGGTGCGGTCAATGACAAGATTACAGCAGATGGTGGTACGGATGAGTTCAAGCGGACTGCGCACAAAACGATTAAAAAGGTTACCGATGATCTGGAACATTTGCGCTTCAACACAGCCATCAGTCAGCTGATGATCTTCATCAACGATGCGTACAAAGCAGATACGCTGCCGCGTGAAGCCATGGAGAATTTTGTACAGCTGTTGTCACCGCTGGCACCACATATGGCGGAGGAACTGTGGAGCCGTCTCGGTCATGAAGGTGGAATCTCTTACGTAGCTTGGCCTGAGTATGACGAGTCCATGACAGTGGATGCAGAAGTCGAAATTGTTGTTCAGGTGAATGGCAAAATTGTAACCCGTGCTACGATCGCGAAGGATCTGGATGCACAGGGCATGCAGGACTTTACGATGGAACTGGCACCTGTGAAACAGGCACTGGAAGGCAAGACCATTCGCAAGGTCATTGCCGTTCCAGGCAAACTCGTTAATATTGTTGCCGGTTAA
- a CDS encoding aminoglycoside phosphotransferase family protein codes for MESTYKTRLTADQLDRIVKHHFNTAIKAYKEMVDGWANHAYFITLNDGQKVVLKIAPSNDIKLMRCEQHVMVAEVEALRLAKKLQDVPVPRVLAYDPSLTLVPAEYFIMEYMPGTPYNKVKDQYNVEEQESIEQQLGAYNRRMNEIKGEKFGYFSVKKPKYATWKEAFLSLMDDMLADGKEAGVEFSIGYEELERLIQEKSEVLDDVKEPVLVHWDLWDGNVFVEAGKITAIIDFERSLWADPLMEHYFSHFNNTPGFLKGYGSAVTTDRERKRRRLYDLYFDLALRIECPYRQYDNQDHIQWAIDNLEEGIQRFRLS; via the coding sequence ATGGAAAGTACATACAAAACGAGGCTGACTGCCGACCAGCTAGACAGGATTGTGAAGCATCACTTTAACACCGCTATCAAAGCTTATAAGGAAATGGTCGACGGCTGGGCAAACCACGCTTACTTTATTACACTGAATGACGGACAGAAGGTAGTACTCAAAATAGCTCCTTCTAATGACATCAAGCTGATGCGCTGTGAGCAGCATGTCATGGTTGCTGAGGTAGAGGCACTTCGACTCGCGAAAAAGCTTCAGGATGTACCCGTTCCTCGGGTATTGGCCTATGATCCTTCCCTGACCCTGGTACCGGCCGAATATTTTATTATGGAATATATGCCTGGAACGCCCTATAACAAAGTCAAGGATCAATACAATGTGGAAGAACAGGAATCTATTGAGCAGCAGCTGGGTGCATACAATCGCCGAATGAATGAGATTAAAGGCGAGAAGTTTGGTTACTTTTCCGTAAAGAAACCGAAGTATGCCACATGGAAAGAAGCTTTTCTAAGCCTGATGGATGACATGCTTGCAGATGGCAAAGAAGCGGGTGTGGAATTTTCCATTGGTTATGAGGAACTGGAGCGTTTGATTCAGGAGAAATCGGAAGTACTGGATGATGTTAAGGAACCTGTGCTGGTGCATTGGGATTTGTGGGATGGCAACGTATTTGTGGAAGCAGGGAAAATTACGGCGATTATTGATTTTGAACGCTCGCTTTGGGCAGATCCTCTGATGGAGCATTACTTCAGTCATTTTAATAATACACCGGGATTTCTCAAAGGCTATGGAAGCGCAGTTACAACGGATCGCGAACGGAAAAGAAGAAGGTTGTATGATCTGTATTTTGATCTGGCCCTCAGAATCGAATGTCCTTATCGCCAATATGATAATCAGGATCATATTCAATGGGCAATCGATAACCTGGAGGAAGGAATTCAGCGATTTCGGTTATCCTGA